TTCCACTCACTAATATTGTGAATTATATCTTGAATTTATTTATACTATACATAAAGCTTTTTGGGTGGTATGTTTCGCTTTTGTACCGAAGATAGAAACCTCGTATattgttgtttttattgatgGTTTTATAACGTTTACAACATCGACCCAAGACAACCTTTTATTTATACTAGAACACAAGTATGTTAAACCATTCTTGATGAGGAATAAAGTCATCATGCCTTCTTAAACATGACTATCAGAGGCTCCTTACTCAAAATCAGACTTCTACGCCCACTTTTAGCCACACCAATATCACCACAAACTGGCTTGCAAGTGTTGCACACCGCAGGGCAGTAAACAAGCTTATAACCATTGCCACCATACTTCTCTATCTTGAACCAATTGCCTAACGTATCCCTGCCAGGACTCCCTATGGTCCCACGGCTCGACACAGTCCCTTGCCCATTGACAACCTCGAGCCTCCAAACCGGAGGCTGGCCACAAATGGTTACACTCTGGAACACAATGTTAAGATCACTGGATTCACGGATGATGGCATCTTTTGTAGTGTTGGCTGGTATGAAACTCAGTGGTAACCCGTTTCTATCGTCAACGCTTTCTTGGACCACGTTAAGCGGGCATTTTTGGTTTATCGATGTGGGTGTAAGGGCTATGCCGCCTCCCCTCCCACGTATGACTGGCAGAATGTAGTAGCCTGTGCCATATCTTAGGAAATTGCGGTTGATGTCAAGGAcagaagatgaagatttggcGGAGGAGAGTGAGAGCGTGGAGAAGACGATGAAAACTAAGAATAATATCTTCATTGTAAAGAAGGATAGTATAGTTGTATGATGTAGGGTGTTTTTAAGTGTTACACGGATGCTAGCTTGTATTTATAGAAGAGGGGATGCGTAAAGAAGATCATCTATGATGCGGTGTCATGCGGCGGAAATTTATCAACTTCACACACGAATGTCAAACGCATACATCAATGGCTGATGTGAAGCACAAGCTAAAGCTAAATGTAGTAACTAGCAAGTTATTATAGTCATATAATCCATAAATAGAATTATGAATGATGTATGATATACATCTATGTCAAATGTATACATATATCAGATATGAAGCACAACTAATGCCTTTTTATAAAAGATAATATTTTCTTGGATGGTTTTAGAAAGACCAAAATCCTATGTTGATCTATAAATAATTACTTGTATATAACATTGATCAAATAATTCGCTGGTCAATAAAATGCGTACATTGTAGAACATATGTCTTCAAGGTTAAGATCATGTTTGGTTTGCACAAAGCTATGAGTACGAAGGGGGAAGTTCGGAACCAATTTGAGTAGGGAATATCACGCGCCAAGAAAATAATTTGTTGCGCCAGAAAAAGGAACTACTGCCCCACGTTGGTCTGCTGCGTTAATGGGATCCAATTTGCTACACCATTTTGGATCAGTTGCACCAAGGTGATACAATCTGCTGCGCTATATTGAAATTTTACGTGCCAAATGACTCATTTTAATAAAAGCTTAAGAATGGTAAATTTCCTTTAGGACACTCTTGGTATGTATATGTGTTTGAATAGTGGATGGCGACGTATAGAATGTCGACTTGAAAAGGACGGAAAATCATTGTATCTTGGAAGTTGCTTTAAGGGCATGTTTGACTTTTCTAAACAACATATGACTTTTTGGAAAGGTTAATAAGTCACAATGGAGTGAGTTATTGACTTTTCCACTCGCATAATAATTTCATGCCAAacaccttttaacttttcaaaaagtcaataagtcactaaaataaaCAATCCCAAACATCCCTTGATTAAAAACAAAGAGAACCCACTTTAAAGTAACAAGTAGTAGCAAATTACTTTCGATCACTAAAACAATAATCTTAAAGCAATTAGTAGTAACCAAGTTATTGCTAGACAAAATCCAATTATTAACAAAAACTAAGTTACTGCTGATAAAAACAATCATCAGCAATAACTACGTTTCTACTTGTAGATGCAATAGTCGAAATACTTCATCTAAAAGTCATTACAAAGATCAAACAAAAAGTTACCTACTATATAACATACAACTATAACATGCAGACTTAGGGGCGTCTTAAAGGGTGTGCAGGGTGGGTGACCGCACAGGGCCCATGTTACAGTGAGCCCAGTTTTTGTTTCTGGTTTAGATAGAGTAGGtggattattatatatattaaaaaacaataGAGTTAATAGGAATTTCATGTTCTAGAAGAGGCTAATGAATCAATAACAATCTACCATTAGTCTAttaatcaactaatcatttgaaCCAAATATCCAATACCCCGTTGGCCCTTTTAAACACTTAAATAATTTACCCTAATTAACATTTGCTacagtttttttttgttttgtttattattataataattaacGTTGTACAAATGAATTTTGCTTATACGTATATAGGGTCAGAATTTAGaaaaaacggtagaaagtgtgagaacggtgagaacgcttattgatcgtccgatcaaaacaatctatggactagattggcgcggtggcattttgTTAAATAACATCATTTTTATTAcatggacgcgcttcattaagggtaaaaaaggtaAAACACCATTTCTCACATAAACgccattgaaaaataaaacgccaaacaaatacaaaacgccaattttatcactgTGTAATTTTTTATGGGTTTTATTTAAGCTCTGGGGCTACAAAAACACCACAAAATATGAAACGCCATAATATATAACGCCAAACATTACATACGaataaatgttaattacattttttgttataaaaataatatcccgcctaaactacgcaccaaaaaaaattctataaatagaaacgtctcaccaccttccgtttatcacactaaaaaaacacacaaaaaaacacagtggttgctaaaaaaatacaactaaatgtaaacgccaaaaaatacaacgatagcaaaacatcttttctttgatactcagtaatgttctgcatgaagtttcgctGAATGATTTGTTACGTGAATGTAGAAAGATTTtactgcatgagatggacaaaattgaaaaaagagggactgatgacacccaaATGTCATTCTGTCATCTTtattcttgaagaaggtttgaatgataagaagagacctatactagtgtaaatgctactttggcctcgATGATTATAATAAAGACGACGAGCAGATATCATCCACCCACAAACGGTTGATCTATATCTCCAACATCCATAAAGATacttcaacacatgaacaaagaaaataaacaaggCCAAACCCAAAACGTCATTTATTTGTcacagttcttgtagtttcaaaagataaaagagactgatgacactgaagatttaaatcataaattgcttccactttgtttttttttctttatctgttgtttgttttgtaatttcAATTAATAAACAACAAAAGTATTTAAATCgtatataataaaacgccaaaatgagcaaatgcttgtaaaacgccataatgctaaactataataaaattactttgaacaaCTACTATTAttaaaaaagataaataaataagcaTGAAATAATGTacaaagaatataaaacaaaaaaaaaatccagtcgttatctaaccgccattggaaaacaaaacgccgtaattacagccgtcaaaagatttgacgtgttacaccataaaacacagttgagtctgaaaacaaaacacggtaaaactgcaaaaaacagtaaaatgtaacgacggaaaacataattactaacatttataatattaatagcaaaattcttgagaaattaaatttatttaactttttcaaaacgccataattacctgtcatgCGCGGGAAAAAAAaagccaatataaaagaagaccatgagaacacaagatcaaacacgccaaaaaatttgactaaaacgccacatattatacaaaacgccaaaaagttttaaaatggctaaggttattgcatggaggtttgaaagaaaagagaaacgattcatcataaagttctctgataggagaagggtAAATGTAAGGACAATCAAAGCCATGTTTGGGATGAATGAAAAGGTTCAGAAGCAtatcctggcccttggggttccaatggacaacgattgtgaaagaacaagaactgtaataaaaagactgaagagaaaatttccagcagaagatgatgaagatgataatgatattgacgatacttctataccaaaacttagcagttgggtgatgcatgaggaagaaggaacacttgaattgacttataaaaacggggtgcaatattcaaggccaatggaagaaatgttgaagaTAGGGTTGGtatctatcattgaacaactctgtgatttagcaccttcaaACGATCCAAAATTCAAAGATGCAGTGATATTCAAGAATACGCTGCAGCAAATAAGAGAGGATCTAATGGCGTTATAGGCAAatatgaaatttgatgatgaagaatctgaagaaagtgttgaacaaagcgatgggtacatctctaatgtaatcccacctacggaagactattagttaattttgatttcgtattattgtaattttataaaatattaatctatggcaatcaattattaacaaaaagatacaaaacgccaaaaaatgacatggaaaaaatcataacgccaaaaaaattaaccatgtgacacaaaaagaattaattcaacgagaagaaatatgagaaaaaacagtaaaacgccaaatACTTAATAATTCTAGATAACaccaaaattatcttgcacgcaaaaaataaagcagcatgtcaaacgcgaaaatcgggaaaggagaagaatactaaaaagacaaaaaaaaaaaaaacccctcggGCCCTGATCATGCCgcgcgccacgtgttgggccaggatgcgttcacACTGTTCTCACatttttgagcgttttctcctaaACTCGTTTCTACGTATATAAGCATCTATTTTTTTTAAAGGGTCCATTCTTACTTGTTGTACAGACGTATAGAGCCTGTAAATCTCAGGGACGATACCGTGCAAACTTAGTTGTTATTTCTTGAATTTTGGAGAATTGGTAACACGTATAGATTTAGGCTTTTAATGAGATCTTAATTGTAACAAAAAAAGGCCTTTATGGTAAGTTTGTTGAGTAAATAAGGTTTTAACTTGATGGCATGCTTCTAAAGATGCAATCATGTATAATATAGTTATGTTTTATTGATCTTTTTATAACATTTAGGACACAAGAGACCTGTCATTATTACATGTACTTAAGAAAAAACAGGTATTTTAACCATTCATGATGGGGCATGTAGTCATCACACCCTCTTGAACATGACCACAAGAGGCTGATCGTTACTCACAACCAGACTTCTACGTCCATTTTTAGCGATCCTAGAACCTATATCACCACAAAATGGCTTGCAAGTGTTGCACACCCCAGGGCAGAAAACAAGCTTATAACCAATGCCACCATACTTTACTATCTTGAACCAGTTGCTTATGGTTTCCAAGCCAGGATTCCCTACGCTCCCACGGCTCGACACCACCCGTTGCCCGTTCACAACCTCAAGCCTCCAAACCGCAGGCTGGCCGCAAGTTGTACCACCCGAAAACTTAATGTTAAGATCAGTGGATTCACGAATGATGCCGTCTCTGTTACCGATGGCTGGTACGAAAGTCAACGGTAACCCGTTTCTCAGTTCATTGTTTTCTTGGGCCACATCAAGTGGGCATGTTTGGTTGCTCGTTGTGGGGGTTAGGGTTATGCCACCTCCCCTTCCGCGAAAAACGGGCAAGATATAGTAGCTTTGATATGATCGAAGGAAGTTTCGGTTGATGTCAAGGACAGCGGATGGAGATTGGGCTGAAGAAAGTGAGAGTGTGGAGAGTAGGATGAAAAGAAAGAAAGATATCTTCATTTTTATGGATGTTACAACTCGGAGAGGTTGATTGTATTTATAGGAGATGGGATATGAAGATATGGATGATGTGGTGTTGTTATGCGGTAGTGATTATCGGCTTCGTGCATGTATGCTAAAATGGCATATGTGAAGCATAAGCCAAAAGCTAAATGTAGCAAGTTGTTATGGTGATTATATATATACTTGTCGTACTCAGAAATAGAAATAGGGTGAAGGTTTATCTTGAATTAGTAGTAGAGTCAAGTGTTTATTTTATGAAAGTTGATATATTTTAGTTAATTATATTGTAATAGGTTTAGgaaatgtttatttgttttggAGGGGAAGTATAGTGTAACTATAAATAGTGGTCTAggttattatttttatttgttccttttcttttTAAGCTCGTTAAGTTTGTTTGATTGATTGAATTGAAAGAGTCGTGAGTTTGTCCCCCCAAAATATCTTGTGTTCTTGTTCAATCTGATTGTTTGATCCGTCTAGGCCAACATAGGGGTGAACAAATTTAACCTGTTAACCGGATCGTAATCAAATTAACCAACAAAACGAACCGGGTTAATTGAACCAATTGAAAGAGTTTAACATTCTCAAATAATTTTGACTTGATTCATTTGTGAGTTACTCTTTCTGGTTACGGAATTGGGAAATTGTCTTGTCAACAATTCTGCTAGGATGAGCATGTGAAGTCTCTTACATTACTTGGTATTGCATTCCGAGTACATGTGCTAGAGAAATATAGTAGGAACTCAAAACTTTAACACCagaacaacataaaacacatattttattatatttctaGGACATGAGACCTAATTCATTGGGTATCTTGATGTTGGATATCTATCAGATCCATACATAGCACGATCTCAGTCAGGTTACGAGTTAACCACGATGATACAACAATTTTTTGAAGTTCAACAAAGCAAATGCTGacaacatcatcaaatcatgccTAACCCATAACTTTATATGATGATGGTGAGAATGCATGTAGCTAAGAGCCTAAGAACAACGACACAACACATACAAGAAACATATATTTAGAACAAAAAAAAAGACCCCAATACAATACAATTTGCAAAATGAATTAAGGGAAAATCATAGCTAACTAGATCAAGCCAAGTAGTTGTCACAGAAAATCGAACCCCACATAATGAAAGacctatggtggtggtggtggtaattGCATCTACGGTTTTTGCATCGCAGACGACAGTGgtaggggtggtggtggtggcaattGCATCTATGGTGGTGGCGATGGCGGTGGTTGCAGCGGCAGGGACTAACGTCAGGTCGAGAAGGCGATGACTAACAGTTTGGTTGCTATTTGAACCTTATTTTAAGTTATCAAGTGTAATAAGAGCGGCCAGTGTTGTAGTAGTTGATAGTCGGGCGGTGGGGACAGCGATTATTCGGGATTAATTGTGACTAATCGGCACCTAGCCGGGATTTTTACAACAATGCCTATTCTAACCCAACCCGTTGCTTAATTTGAGTCAACTATGTCACCgaaatgtatatatatttttttattcagATCAACCCATATATTAatgtagggatgagctcggtaccgtccGGTACCGAaagaaccggtaccgaatatacccggttcgatacggttcggtaccggtatttgagggtaaaaaccggtaaataccggtagcgaaccggtaccgtaccggaccGGTACCGAACTGATACCGAAAATgttaaaagtcggtaccgaatcagTACCGAAAAggtacccggttcggtaaattcggtaccggtaccgggtcCATTTTGCTCATCCCTATATTAATGAGTGGGTATGTGTAGCAGTGATTCTCAGGCTTAATCCCAAACATGTATTTGTGTAACGAACCAAAAATAAATCCCAAAACAAAACCTGCTtcaagtaacaaattaaccaacaCAACCAACTTTTTAACCCCCTCTCAAAAAATTCATTAAAACCCCACAAATTCCTATAGAATCTTGCCGCAATAATTTACAACAAAACCAACGATAAAAGAAGACCCAACCATGGCTATACCAGTAATTCTAGCAGTTTTCACGGCTCCAATCATCGCAATGGCAGCTAATTACACTTCACTCGTCACCTTCATCTTTGGTGATTCTTTAACAGAAGTTGGCAACAATAACTACTTGAGATACTCACTCGCTAGATCAGATTTTCCCTTCTATGGCATCGATTACCCCAACCGAATACCCACTGGCCGCTTCAGTAATGGCCGAACCATTGCCGATATTATATGTACGTAAGTAAGTAAGCCTGTTTTCAATACATTACACAAGTTGTTAAACAGTTTTCTTTTTCATGCAGCTGAGAAGCTTGGAATTCCATCTCCTCCACCTTACCTTTCGTTAAATCGCCAAGATGATGCGGTCTTGAAAGGTGTTAACTATGCATCTGGTGGTGCTGGGATTCTGAATGACACCGGAATCTATTTTGTAAGATTTgatttagtttgttttttttttttttttcatttttgggCTGTAATTGTGTTTGTTCTTTCTTGTTTTTATGGGAGTGATTCTTTGGTTTACAGATTGAAAGAATATCGTTTGACGATCAAATAGGTTGTTTTGAGAACACAACAAGGGTGATCAAGAAGAAGATAGGAGAAGAGTCTGCTATTAGTCTTCTACATGAGGCCATCTACTTCATTGCAATGGGTAAGAGGTGCAGGGGCGGATCTAGGCTACTTTTGTGGGTTCCCAGAAACTCATTCGGTTTAGAAAAAATGGGAAAAATTAGTGAGAACCTAGTATGGTTTGGAAAAAAATAGTAAGAATTAGTGAGAATCTACCAAAAGGAACCAGTGAAAAAAGTTCCTAGATTCGCCACTGAGGAGGTGAAATTAAACACTTTTGTAACAATTTGTTACCATTTGATCATTTTATCTTTAAGTTTAAAACGGTTAATATATCATTATCATTAGTTGGTTAGTTTTATCATTATTTTTTTATGGTAATCTCTTTGTATAAATAGTTTTGAATTTCAATATTCACAACACACATAAAATATTAGTCACTAATACAGTTTTTAGTTGTTTTGAATTCTTTCATAGTTTATTGcgatttctactttattttttgGGCTTTCGATAGGTAGCAACGATTACATCAACAATTTCTTGCAACCGTTTCTTCCCTATAGTCAACGGTACACCCACGACGAGTTTTTGGGGATTTTGGAGTTGAAACTAGCCGAGCAGTTAACGGTAAGCATGACATGTCTAGAGAAAACTAACAAATTAACGATTGTTATACCTAAAACTTATGTATGTTTTGTTTTTGGCAATGAAAGAGGCTTTACTTGCTCGGGGCACGAAAGGTGATATTTCTTGGGCTTGGACCTCTTGGATGCATTCCTTCACAACGAGCGAAATCAACCACGAATCAATGCTTGCAACAAGTGAATGATTGGGTGGTTCAGTTTAACTCCAAAGTGCAAAAGTTGATAAATGTACTAAATGTCAAGCTCAAAAAAGCACAACTTACTTTTGCGGATACTTATCAAGATGGTATGGATTTGGTTGAAAATCCGGGAAAATATGGTAAGCATGTATCTCCTAAACATTTAGGGTTGATCAACAAcatttctaaataaggaaagtttcCTAAACAAAGAATAGTAACTTAATTTGTAGCATGTGGTGTTTCTGTTTAGGTTTCAAGGTGTCCAATACGTCATGCTGCAAAGTCGAGACGGCTGTAGGAGGATTATGCTTATCGTATGCACATGTATGTGACAATCGAAGTGAATATGTATTTTGGGACGCATTTCATCCATCCGATGCTGCGAATGTGGTTTTGGCTGATCGCTTCTTTTCAAAACTGTTTGCTACGTCTAATAGTTCGAGTAATTCTTCGTCGAGTCATGAGGGATAAAagtaaaattatatatatattttgtaccTTACAATAACATGAAGGCCAACAATTCAAACATATTAGAACCCTACAAAACATGTTTGATATGTCTTTTTGTCCTAATATATCCTTCATTTGTCAAGGCAAATTTGAAATTATGGTACATTTTGATGAATAAGAACTCGTTCTAATTGGAATTATCTTGTTCATAATAGGTTAATCAACTATGAGTATTTAGGCGGGAGGGTGTGGGGACGCCACCGCCGCCACCTCACCATGTATAGCGCCCATATTGGCTCCATCACCACACCCTCCAAgtgaagaggggggggggggcatcTTCCATTCGCCAACATGGTAGCGCCAAGTTTGAAATGTTCAGATGGAGCCCACTAGTTTTAgtccaatcaattttttttttaaattttgttcaGGTGGGCTCCATCCACACCCTCTAAATTAAAGGGGGGCTCCATGGCTGACGTGGATTCTACGTGGcttgataaagcccctagggggctccaaccacaccctccagccttagcGTTTTGTTTGTTTCCTTTTTTCGTTTAATATCCTAAAAACCTAAGTAGTCTATTGCTTATAACTCAAGGGACCCAACTAATAACATGgtaaccaaaagatggtaatatcaaataaaaagtttattttgcggATGAGAATGAATCTTAACCactcatttttcaaatcaatagTTAACATAAAAATCCTATTTattgactttctctctccacatgcataTTTCGCcatcattttttaaacgttcataacttttttatacgacattagttttttataaaaatttcaccATGAAAgcgagcgtctttttatctttaatttgattACCATATTGCAATATAAAATATGACAACTAAAAAACCCAGaaaatgtgttgtatttttaTGTTGTATAGCATTTTTTTGCttgatttttgtactatatttttgtgctaattttttttttctaaattttttgtgttggattttttgtgctagattttttgtattagatttttttttgctaatttttttgtgctatattttttgtacaaTATCTTTTGTGCTATATATTTTTATACTGGaatttttgtgctatatttttttgtattggattttttgtgctaaattttttgtaCTATTTTTTCTTGTGTTGTATTTTTTAGAAAACATAACGAGTGTCACATGTCATTTTCGTAATGTTTTAGTACCAAAATGTTATTTCTTGTCATCATCACAATCCCTCTTAGGAACAATTAAATCCGAGCATGTATTAGGCAGGTGGTCTTCTAGAGGTCGGGTCATGCTAGAGAAACTAGTGAAGACAAAGTTAAAACATGAGACCTTTGTTAAAGGGGAATTAGGTGCTTACCACTCTGTCTACCTAAAAAGTTAATGTGTATGATCTGAGGC
Above is a window of Helianthus annuus cultivar XRQ/B chromosome 14, HanXRQr2.0-SUNRISE, whole genome shotgun sequence DNA encoding:
- the LOC110905840 gene encoding miraculin is translated as MKILFLVFIVFSTLSLSSAKSSSSVLDINRNFLRYGTGYYILPVIRGRGGGIALTPTSINQKCPLNVVQESVDDRNGLPLSFIPANTTKDAIIRESSDLNIVFQSVTICGQPPVWRLEVVNGQGTVSSRGTIGSPGRDTLGNWFKIEKYGGNGYKLVYCPAVCNTCKPVCGDIGVAKSGRRSLILSKEPLIVMFKKA
- the LOC110909267 gene encoding miraculin — translated: MKISFFLFILLSTLSLSSAQSPSAVLDINRNFLRSYQSYYILPVFRGRGGGITLTPTTSNQTCPLDVAQENNELRNGLPLTFVPAIGNRDGIIRESTDLNIKFSGGTTCGQPAVWRLEVVNGQRVVSSRGSVGNPGLETISNWFKIVKYGGIGYKLVFCPGVCNTCKPFCGDIGSRIAKNGRRSLVVSNDQPLVVMFKRV
- the LOC110905839 gene encoding GDSL esterase/lipase At5g37690 encodes the protein MAIPVILAVFTAPIIAMAANYTSLVTFIFGDSLTEVGNNNYLRYSLARSDFPFYGIDYPNRIPTGRFSNGRTIADIISEKLGIPSPPPYLSLNRQDDAVLKGVNYASGGAGILNDTGIYFIERISFDDQIGCFENTTRVIKKKIGEESAISLLHEAIYFIAMGSNDYINNFLQPFLPYSQRYTHDEFLGILELKLAEQLTRLYLLGARKVIFLGLGPLGCIPSQRAKSTTNQCLQQVNDWVVQFNSKVQKLINVLNVKLKKAQLTFADTYQDGMDLVENPGKYGFKVSNTSCCKVETAVGGLCLSYAHVCDNRSEYVFWDAFHPSDAANVVLADRFFSKLFATSNSSSNSSSSHEG